The proteins below come from a single Saccharopolyspora sp. SCSIO 74807 genomic window:
- a CDS encoding aldehyde dehydrogenase family protein, which yields MTTTLELQNFVGGERVGTVSGATLPLVDPSSGEEYGTSPLTRWTDVDEVMRTAGAAARSWTQTTPGQRQRMLLRIAEALEERSEELVVAECRNTGKPWAVVREQELPQAIDLLRFYAAAARVQEAGAAGEYEPGHTSFARREPIGVCAQVTSWTHPLLLAVARIAPALAAGNTVVLKPAETTPVSASLLAGIAGEVLPPGVLNLICGDRDSGRAMVAHEAPGMFSITGTVRSGMEVAASAAADLKRAHLQLGGKAPAVVFDDADVERAARGIARAAFGDAGQSCTAASRVLAGPGVHDELVAALAEQAAALRPGPPQDLDAAFGPLNSSGQLDLVAEHVERLPEHARVVAGGRRKGGRGYFHEATVVAGMQQEDELVQHEVLGPLLTVQRFTDEAEAVALANGVRYGLVASVWTREHARAMRMSQALQAGTVWINAHRPLVAEMPHSGFKHSASARDFGRFGLEEYTRIKHVMSQVDE from the coding sequence GTGACCACGACGCTGGAACTGCAGAACTTCGTCGGCGGGGAGCGCGTCGGCACGGTTTCGGGTGCGACGTTGCCGCTGGTCGATCCGAGCTCGGGGGAGGAGTACGGCACTTCCCCGTTGACCCGCTGGACCGACGTCGACGAGGTGATGCGCACCGCCGGCGCGGCCGCGCGGAGCTGGACGCAGACCACGCCCGGGCAGCGGCAGCGGATGTTGCTGCGGATCGCGGAGGCCCTCGAGGAGCGGTCCGAGGAACTGGTGGTGGCCGAGTGCCGCAACACCGGCAAACCGTGGGCGGTGGTCCGCGAGCAGGAGTTGCCGCAGGCGATCGACCTGCTGCGGTTCTACGCGGCGGCCGCGCGGGTTCAGGAGGCCGGTGCGGCCGGGGAGTACGAGCCCGGGCACACCTCGTTCGCCAGGCGCGAGCCGATCGGGGTGTGCGCGCAGGTCACGTCGTGGACGCACCCGTTGCTGCTGGCGGTGGCGCGGATCGCTCCCGCGCTTGCTGCGGGTAACACGGTGGTGCTCAAGCCCGCCGAGACCACGCCGGTCAGCGCGTCGCTGCTGGCCGGGATCGCCGGAGAGGTGCTGCCGCCCGGCGTGTTGAACCTGATCTGCGGCGACCGCGACAGCGGCCGGGCGATGGTGGCCCACGAGGCGCCGGGGATGTTCTCGATCACCGGCACGGTCCGCTCCGGCATGGAGGTCGCGGCCTCCGCGGCCGCCGATCTCAAGCGCGCGCACCTGCAGCTGGGCGGCAAGGCCCCGGCGGTGGTGTTCGACGATGCCGATGTCGAGCGCGCGGCGCGGGGCATTGCGCGGGCCGCGTTCGGCGACGCGGGGCAGAGCTGCACCGCTGCGAGCCGGGTGCTGGCCGGGCCTGGTGTGCACGACGAGCTGGTGGCCGCGCTCGCGGAGCAGGCGGCCGCGTTGCGCCCGGGGCCGCCGCAGGACCTCGATGCCGCGTTCGGCCCGCTGAACAGTTCCGGACAGCTGGACCTGGTCGCCGAGCACGTCGAGCGGTTGCCGGAGCACGCCCGGGTGGTCGCAGGCGGCAGGCGCAAGGGCGGTCGCGGCTACTTCCACGAGGCCACCGTCGTGGCCGGGATGCAGCAGGAGGACGAGCTGGTGCAGCACGAGGTGCTGGGCCCGCTGCTGACGGTGCAGCGCTTCACCGATGAGGCCGAGGCGGTGGCGTTGGCCAACGGAGTGCGCTACGGGCTGGTCGCCAGCGTCTGGACGCGGGAGCACGCGCGGGCGATGCGGATGTCGCAGGCGTTGCAGGCGGGCACGGTGTGGATCAACGCGCACCGGCCGCTGGTCGCCGAGATGCCGCACAGCGGGTTCAAGCATTCCGCGTCGGCGCGCGATTTCGGCCGTTTCGGCCTGGAGGAGTACACCCGCATCAAGCACGTGATGTCCCAAGTGGACGAGTGA
- a CDS encoding MFS transporter, whose product MTAEVVEDRTERSAAPATAPRGAWLVWGVGAACYFVALFHRASLGVAAPDALVRFSAGPAVLALFTALQLGVYLVLQVPSGLLADRLGPRRVITGGVVALAVGSAVFAISGSIVGGIAGRVLIGIGDAFMFTNVLRLAAQWFPANRYGRIAALTGLIGGLGQVVSTVPLTSALHGLGWLTTFLGAAGLTAVLAVVAVAVIRDRPRGLVEEDAARHERIAGTLRAVVAQRGTRNSFFAHFVLMGQFLTVTTLWGAPWLTSAQGFSGGAAGRLLLLCAVGFIVGSLVAGQWVAGRDQRRERYTLAVSLLVAVAWALVIGWPGALPLPVLVCVLAVMGFCGGGAMLAFDGAGSANAAHRSGAASGVVNMGGFLAAVLTQLVVGWVLEAVGSPAATAYRWAFVPVLVLLLLGAAGQWVYRGRFGAISRR is encoded by the coding sequence GTGACGGCCGAGGTGGTCGAAGACCGAACCGAGCGCTCAGCCGCACCAGCCACGGCGCCGCGTGGCGCATGGCTGGTGTGGGGCGTGGGCGCTGCGTGCTACTTCGTGGCGTTGTTCCACCGGGCGAGCCTGGGGGTGGCCGCACCGGACGCGCTGGTGCGCTTCTCCGCGGGTCCTGCGGTGCTGGCACTGTTCACCGCGCTGCAGCTCGGGGTGTACCTGGTGCTGCAGGTGCCGTCGGGTCTGCTTGCCGACCGTCTCGGGCCGCGTCGAGTGATCACCGGCGGGGTGGTCGCGCTCGCGGTCGGGTCCGCCGTCTTCGCGATCAGCGGCTCGATCGTCGGCGGGATCGCCGGCCGGGTGCTCATCGGCATCGGCGACGCGTTCATGTTCACCAACGTGCTGCGGTTGGCCGCGCAGTGGTTCCCGGCCAACCGCTACGGGCGGATCGCGGCGCTGACCGGGTTGATCGGCGGGCTCGGCCAGGTGGTCTCCACAGTCCCGCTGACTTCGGCGTTGCACGGGCTGGGCTGGCTGACGACGTTCCTCGGTGCTGCGGGTTTGACCGCGGTGCTGGCGGTGGTGGCGGTCGCGGTTATCCGGGATCGGCCGCGTGGCCTGGTCGAGGAGGACGCCGCCAGGCACGAGCGGATCGCAGGCACGTTGCGCGCGGTCGTGGCCCAGCGCGGCACGCGGAACTCGTTCTTCGCGCACTTCGTGCTCATGGGCCAGTTCTTGACGGTGACCACGTTGTGGGGTGCGCCGTGGCTGACCTCGGCGCAGGGCTTTTCCGGCGGTGCGGCCGGACGTCTGCTGTTGCTGTGCGCGGTCGGGTTCATCGTCGGCTCGCTGGTGGCAGGGCAGTGGGTGGCCGGTCGTGATCAGCGCCGTGAGCGGTACACGCTGGCGGTGTCGCTGCTGGTGGCAGTCGCCTGGGCGCTGGTGATCGGGTGGCCCGGTGCGCTGCCGCTGCCGGTGTTGGTGTGCGTGCTGGCCGTGATGGGCTTCTGCGGTGGTGGGGCGATGCTCGCCTTCGACGGCGCGGGATCGGCCAACGCCGCGCATCGCTCGGGCGCTGCCTCCGGCGTGGTGAACATGGGCGGTTTCCTGGCCGCGGTGCTGACCCAGCTGGTGGTCGGCTGGGTGCTGGAGGCGGTCGGATCGCCTGCTGCGACGGCGTACCGCTGGGCGTTCGTGCCGGTGCTGGTGTTGTTGCTGTTGGGCGCTGCCGGGCAGTGGGTGTACCGCGGGCGGTTCGGCGCGATCTCCCGGCGTTGA
- a CDS encoding GntR family transcriptional regulator: MPHTTQAAAGAAETPAADRAYQHVKAGLLDGSYPDGHLLSEGEVATALTMSRTPVREAFLRLQTEGFLRLYPKRGALVVPVTPTEARALLEARLAMETFAIDKLAAQGLDAMATVGRELTTHPACDARGLSDAEMHEADRDFHALLVAAAANPVVDDLYNALRDRQLRITATARTQDRRPLITHQHSGVAEAIRDGDAETAKTRLREHLLDVVRVLGVAGGPMLEPPQ, encoded by the coding sequence GTGCCCCATACCACCCAGGCCGCAGCGGGCGCCGCGGAAACACCGGCCGCCGATCGCGCCTACCAGCACGTCAAAGCCGGTCTGCTCGACGGCTCCTATCCGGACGGGCATCTGCTGTCCGAAGGCGAAGTGGCCACCGCGCTGACGATGTCGCGCACACCCGTGCGCGAGGCGTTCCTGCGCTTGCAGACCGAGGGGTTCCTGCGGTTGTATCCGAAGCGCGGCGCGCTGGTGGTGCCGGTGACCCCGACCGAAGCACGTGCACTCCTGGAAGCCCGGCTGGCCATGGAGACCTTCGCGATCGACAAGCTCGCCGCACAGGGTCTCGACGCGATGGCCACGGTCGGCCGCGAACTCACCACGCACCCGGCCTGCGACGCCCGCGGGCTCAGCGATGCCGAGATGCACGAGGCGGACCGCGACTTCCACGCCCTGCTGGTCGCCGCTGCGGCGAACCCGGTGGTCGACGACCTCTACAACGCGCTGCGCGACCGGCAGCTGCGGATCACCGCCACCGCCCGCACCCAGGACCGGCGTCCGCTGATCACGCACCAGCACAGCGGGGTCGCCGAGGCGATCAGGGACGGCGACGCCGAGACCGCGAAGACCCGGCTGCGCGAGCACCTGCTGGACGTCGTGCGCGTCCTCGGCGTGGCGGGCGGACCCATGCTCGAACCGCCGCAGTGA
- a CDS encoding SPFH domain-containing protein, which produces MGPGLIVLVVVVLLVIVVLVKSVLVVPQAQASVVERLGRFRTVAAPGLNFLMPFLDRVRARIDLREQVVSFPPQPVITQDNLTVSIDTVVYFQVTDSRAAVYEISNYIVGVEQLTTTTLRNVVGGMSLEETLTSRDQINTQLRGVLDEETGRWGIRVARVELKAIDPPPSIKDSMEKQMRADREKRAMILNAEGERESAIKTAEGQKQSQILAAEGAKQASILDAEGERQSSILRAQGDRAGRYLQAQGQAKSIEKVFAAVKRGKPTPELLAYQYLQTLPQMAQGDANKVWVVPSDFNKSLEGFARMLGAPGEDGTFRYEPPAEEPPAGAPEDEEESVAGWFDTSTNPEVAEAVRAAEEVARKEVPSASAPGNTGQGGALSGPEAARALGRPGGLDEPPAGGNPPA; this is translated from the coding sequence GTGGGTCCTGGATTGATCGTGCTGGTGGTCGTCGTACTGCTGGTCATCGTGGTGCTGGTGAAGTCGGTGCTGGTGGTGCCGCAGGCGCAGGCGTCGGTGGTCGAGCGGCTCGGCCGGTTCCGGACCGTGGCCGCGCCGGGGCTGAACTTCCTGATGCCGTTCCTGGACCGGGTGCGGGCCCGGATCGATCTGCGCGAGCAGGTGGTGTCGTTCCCGCCGCAGCCGGTGATCACCCAGGACAACCTGACGGTGTCCATCGACACCGTCGTCTACTTCCAGGTCACCGATTCGCGCGCGGCGGTCTACGAGATCTCCAACTACATCGTCGGCGTGGAGCAGCTGACCACCACGACGCTGCGCAACGTCGTCGGCGGGATGAGCCTGGAGGAGACGCTGACCTCCCGCGACCAGATCAACACCCAGCTGCGCGGGGTGCTCGACGAGGAGACCGGGCGCTGGGGCATCCGGGTCGCGCGGGTGGAGCTCAAGGCCATCGACCCGCCGCCGTCGATCAAGGACTCGATGGAGAAGCAGATGCGCGCCGACCGGGAGAAGCGCGCGATGATCCTCAACGCCGAAGGCGAGCGGGAGTCGGCGATCAAGACCGCCGAAGGCCAGAAGCAGTCCCAGATCCTGGCCGCCGAGGGCGCCAAGCAGGCGTCCATCCTGGATGCCGAGGGGGAGCGGCAGTCCAGCATCCTGCGTGCGCAGGGCGATCGGGCCGGTCGCTACCTGCAGGCCCAGGGCCAGGCGAAGTCGATCGAGAAGGTCTTCGCCGCGGTCAAGCGCGGCAAGCCCACTCCGGAACTGCTGGCTTACCAGTACCTGCAGACCCTGCCGCAGATGGCGCAGGGCGACGCGAACAAGGTGTGGGTGGTGCCCAGCGACTTCAACAAGTCGCTGGAGGGCTTCGCGCGGATGCTCGGCGCGCCCGGCGAGGACGGCACCTTCCGCTACGAGCCGCCGGCCGAGGAACCGCCCGCAGGCGCTCCGGAGGACGAGGAGGAGTCGGTGGCCGGCTGGTTCGACACCTCCACGAATCCGGAGGTCGCCGAAGCGGTCCGGGCGGCCGAGGAAGTGGCCCGCAAGGAGGTGCCCAGCGCCTCGGCGCCGGGCAACACCGGGCAGGGCGGCGCGTTGTCCGGTCCGGAGGCCGCGCGGGCGCTGGGCAGGCCCGGTGGTCTCGACGAGCCGCCCGCGGGCGGCAACCCACCCGCCTGA
- a CDS encoding NfeD family protein, which yields MVPVLWLIVGFLLIAAEVLSGDFVLAMLGAAALGTAGAAALGAPLWVDALVFAALSAGLVAGVRPALKRRFQVEQELKTNVEALVGKRATVLEPVDHQGGRVRIDGAVWSARTAEDEQVLQTGATVLVVEISGATAVVSAQP from the coding sequence ATGGTCCCGGTGCTGTGGCTGATCGTCGGATTTCTGCTGATCGCCGCGGAAGTGCTGTCCGGGGACTTCGTCCTGGCGATGCTGGGCGCGGCCGCGCTGGGGACGGCGGGCGCCGCGGCGCTGGGAGCTCCGCTGTGGGTCGACGCGCTGGTGTTCGCCGCGCTGTCGGCCGGACTGGTCGCCGGTGTGCGACCGGCGCTGAAGCGCCGCTTCCAGGTCGAGCAGGAGCTGAAGACGAACGTCGAGGCATTGGTCGGCAAACGCGCCACCGTGCTCGAACCGGTCGATCACCAGGGCGGCCGGGTGCGCATCGACGGCGCCGTGTGGTCGGCCCGCACGGCCGAAGACGAGCAGGTGCTGCAGACCGGCGCGACGGTGCTGGTCGTGGAGATCTCCGGGGCCACCGCGGTGGTTTCGGCACAACCTTGA
- a CDS encoding DUF3097 domain-containing protein, with the protein MRSVNYGKDVLAGGRKRREVPQIPAEPGLVVEDPASGFCGAVIRADKREVLLEDRHGARRVFPMRPAAFLHEGKPATLVPAPSGPAEAAPARSASGSRRVEGLRARQARGSRIWVEGLHDAELVERVWGHDLRVEGVVVEPLHGVDDLPGLLAEFEPAAGRRVGVLVDHLVPGSKESRLVEGITDPNVLITGHPYVDVWEAVQPAALGIAQWPQVPRGQDWKQGVCDALGWGEPAEGWRRVLSGVSGFRDLQAPLLGAVEQLIDFVTAE; encoded by the coding sequence GTGCGTTCGGTCAATTACGGCAAGGATGTGCTCGCCGGCGGGCGGAAGCGGCGCGAAGTCCCGCAGATTCCCGCCGAACCCGGCCTCGTGGTCGAGGACCCGGCCAGCGGGTTCTGCGGCGCGGTCATCCGGGCCGACAAGCGCGAGGTGCTGCTGGAGGACCGGCACGGCGCTCGCCGGGTCTTCCCGATGCGCCCGGCCGCTTTCCTGCACGAAGGCAAACCCGCCACGCTCGTACCGGCCCCTTCCGGGCCCGCCGAGGCCGCACCGGCTCGCTCGGCTTCCGGGTCCAGGCGGGTCGAAGGCCTGCGCGCCCGGCAGGCCCGCGGCAGCCGGATCTGGGTGGAAGGGCTGCACGACGCGGAGCTGGTCGAACGGGTGTGGGGCCACGACCTGCGGGTCGAGGGCGTGGTGGTCGAACCGCTGCACGGCGTCGACGATCTGCCCGGGCTGCTGGCCGAGTTCGAGCCCGCCGCGGGCAGGCGGGTCGGGGTGCTGGTGGACCACCTGGTCCCGGGCAGCAAGGAGTCCCGCCTCGTCGAAGGCATCACCGACCCGAACGTGCTGATCACCGGCCATCCGTACGTGGACGTGTGGGAGGCGGTGCAGCCCGCCGCGCTCGGCATCGCGCAGTGGCCGCAGGTGCCGCGCGGGCAGGACTGGAAGCAGGGCGTGTGCGACGCGCTCGGCTGGGGCGAACCCGCCGAAGGCTGGCGCCGGGTGCTCTCCGGTGTCTCCGGATTCCGGGACCTGCAGGCGCCGCTGCTGGGTGCGGTGGAACAGCTGATCGACTTCGTCACCGCCGAGTGA
- a CDS encoding oxygenase MpaB family protein, whose translation MTAPVESRAREDELILGAGLLAGGANVIMQLARPGVGYGVVESKVESGNIFKHPVKRTRTTLTYLAVATMGTDEERKQFRRATNRSHAQVRSGPDSPVSYNAFDKNLQLWVAACLYRGVEDTYNLLIGELADDEIDELYRRAITLGTTLQVTEDMWPPNRKAFEEYWNDALDQVHVDDTVRAYLHQIAVLGFMPRWVSLPLGGFNKFITTGFLPPRFREEMRLPWTDRDQRRFERMMRRLGAVVRRLPPVLRKFPFNYYLWDVRRRIKAGKPLV comes from the coding sequence ATGACAGCTCCCGTCGAATCCCGGGCGCGCGAGGACGAACTGATCCTCGGCGCCGGGCTGCTCGCAGGCGGCGCGAACGTGATCATGCAGCTCGCCCGTCCCGGTGTCGGCTACGGCGTGGTGGAGAGCAAGGTCGAAAGCGGCAACATCTTCAAGCACCCGGTCAAGCGCACCCGCACCACGCTGACCTACCTCGCCGTCGCCACCATGGGCACCGACGAGGAACGCAAGCAGTTCCGCCGCGCGACGAACCGCTCGCACGCGCAGGTGCGCTCCGGCCCGGACAGCCCGGTGAGCTACAACGCCTTCGACAAGAACCTGCAGCTGTGGGTCGCGGCCTGCCTGTACCGGGGCGTGGAGGACACCTACAACCTGCTCATCGGCGAGCTCGCCGACGACGAGATCGACGAGCTCTACCGGCGCGCCATCACGCTGGGCACCACGCTGCAAGTCACCGAGGACATGTGGCCGCCGAACCGGAAGGCGTTCGAGGAGTACTGGAACGACGCCTTGGACCAGGTGCACGTCGACGACACCGTGCGCGCGTACCTGCACCAGATCGCGGTGCTCGGGTTCATGCCGCGCTGGGTGAGCCTGCCGCTGGGCGGGTTCAACAAGTTCATCACCACCGGTTTCCTGCCGCCGCGGTTCCGGGAGGAGATGCGGCTGCCGTGGACCGACCGCGATCAGCGCCGCTTCGAGCGGATGATGCGCCGCCTCGGCGCGGTGGTGCGCAGGCTGCCGCCGGTGCTGCGGAAGTTCCCGTTCAACTACTACCTGTGGGACGTGCGTCGGCGGATCAAGGCCGGAAAACCCCTGGTGTGA
- a CDS encoding TetR/AcrR family transcriptional regulator: protein MNPSPLRVYGGVEGDHRKAERREQIMAAGLELLGTPGAEGALTVRGVCKQAGLAARYFYESFSDRDALAEAVYDQVIRDLADSALEAVAAAPVDARAKTHAGLSTIVRTIADDPRRGRLLFDTKTSTTLAQRRKNSTALFAGLLGGQAKDFYGLADSPDLELSTQFVVGGLAQTLTTWLDGTLAMSREELVEHCTEIFLALGARSQQP from the coding sequence ATGAACCCCTCTCCCCTGCGGGTCTACGGCGGCGTCGAAGGCGACCACCGCAAGGCCGAGCGCCGCGAGCAGATCATGGCCGCCGGCCTGGAGCTGCTCGGCACGCCAGGAGCCGAGGGCGCGCTGACCGTGCGCGGCGTGTGCAAGCAAGCCGGACTGGCCGCGCGCTACTTCTACGAGAGCTTCAGCGACCGCGACGCGCTGGCCGAGGCCGTCTACGACCAGGTCATCCGCGACCTGGCGGACAGCGCGCTGGAAGCCGTCGCAGCGGCACCGGTGGACGCGCGGGCCAAAACGCACGCCGGGTTGAGCACCATCGTGCGCACCATCGCCGACGACCCCCGCCGCGGCAGGCTGCTGTTCGACACCAAGACCAGCACCACGCTCGCCCAGCGGCGCAAGAACTCCACCGCGCTGTTCGCCGGCCTGCTCGGCGGGCAGGCGAAGGACTTCTACGGGCTGGCTGACAGCCCCGACCTGGAACTGTCCACGCAGTTCGTCGTCGGCGGACTAGCGCAGACGCTGACGACGTGGCTGGACGGCACCCTGGCGATGAGCCGCGAGGAACTCGTCGAGCACTGCACGGAGATCTTCCTCGCCCTGGGAGCGCGCTCCCAGCAGCCGTGA
- a CDS encoding ferrochelatase has translation MSFDALLFLSFGGPEGPEEVRPFLENVTRGRGVPPERLDEVAEHYHHFGGVSPINRLNREMMAALQDELRAEGRDVPIYWGNRNWHPMIEDTVAQLADDGVRRALVFATSAWGGYSGCKQYHEDIARARESVGQRAPDLVKIRQFFDHPLFIEANADAVRRALAELADPDARLVFTAHSIPLRADHAPGPDGRPEWYSRQVHEAARLVAEAAEVDAYDVVWQSRSGPPQVPWLEPDVVDHIEELHGKGVGSVVLSPIGFVSDHLEVVWDLDNEAAEKAAELGMGFRRAATAGDDPRFAKMIVELLAEHADEVRPRKLSLMPAAGCGVNGETCAPGCCVPEPA, from the coding sequence GTGAGCTTTGATGCGCTGCTGTTCCTGTCGTTCGGCGGGCCGGAGGGCCCGGAAGAGGTCCGCCCGTTCCTCGAGAACGTCACCAGAGGCAGGGGAGTGCCGCCGGAACGGCTCGACGAGGTCGCCGAGCACTACCACCACTTCGGCGGGGTCTCGCCGATCAACCGGCTCAATCGCGAGATGATGGCCGCGCTGCAGGACGAGCTGCGCGCCGAGGGCCGGGACGTGCCGATCTACTGGGGCAACCGCAACTGGCATCCGATGATCGAGGACACCGTCGCGCAGCTGGCCGACGACGGAGTGCGCAGAGCGCTGGTGTTCGCGACCTCGGCGTGGGGCGGGTACTCGGGCTGCAAGCAGTACCACGAGGACATCGCGCGGGCCCGCGAGTCGGTCGGCCAGCGCGCACCCGATCTGGTCAAGATCCGGCAGTTCTTCGACCACCCGCTGTTCATCGAGGCCAACGCCGACGCGGTCCGCCGGGCGCTGGCCGAGCTGGCCGACCCGGACGCGCGACTGGTGTTCACCGCGCACTCGATCCCGCTGCGCGCCGATCACGCGCCCGGCCCGGACGGGCGCCCGGAGTGGTACTCGCGGCAGGTGCACGAGGCCGCCCGGCTGGTCGCCGAGGCCGCGGAGGTGGACGCCTACGACGTGGTGTGGCAGTCGCGGTCCGGGCCGCCGCAGGTGCCGTGGCTGGAGCCGGACGTGGTCGATCACATCGAGGAGTTGCACGGCAAGGGCGTCGGCTCGGTGGTGCTCAGCCCCATCGGATTCGTCTCCGACCACCTCGAAGTGGTCTGGGATCTCGACAACGAGGCCGCGGAGAAGGCCGCCGAGCTGGGCATGGGTTTCCGCCGCGCTGCTACGGCCGGCGACGATCCGCGGTTCGCGAAGATGATCGTGGAGCTGCTGGCCGAGCACGCCGACGAGGTGCGCCCGCGCAAGCTGTCGCTGATGCCCGCCGCGGGTTGCGGTGTCAACGGCGAAACGTGCGCGCCGGGCTGCTGCGTGCCGGAGCCGGCCTGA
- the fabI gene encoding enoyl-ACP reductase FabI produces the protein MSGLLEGKRILITGVITDASIAFHAAKTAQEQGAEVVLTGFGRLSLVERIAGRLPKPAPVLELDVTNAEHLDTLAERVREHLPALDGVLHSIAYAPPSCLGGDFLEAPWEDVATGVQISAYSLKSLTTATLPLLTAGSGIVGMDFDARVAWPGYDWMGVAKAALESTNRYLAREVGPRGVRVNLVSAGPVRTMAAKSIPDFATLEDKWGERAPLGWDMTDPEPVARTICAALSDWLPTTTGSMIMADGGYHALGG, from the coding sequence GTGAGCGGATTGCTCGAAGGCAAGCGGATCCTGATCACCGGCGTGATCACCGACGCGTCGATCGCGTTCCACGCCGCCAAGACCGCCCAGGAACAGGGCGCCGAGGTGGTGCTGACCGGTTTCGGCCGGTTGAGCCTGGTCGAGCGCATCGCGGGCAGGCTGCCGAAGCCCGCCCCGGTGCTGGAGCTCGACGTCACCAACGCCGAACACCTCGACACCCTGGCCGAGCGGGTGCGCGAGCACCTGCCCGCGTTGGACGGGGTGCTGCACTCGATCGCCTACGCGCCGCCGTCCTGCCTGGGCGGGGATTTCCTGGAGGCGCCGTGGGAGGACGTCGCCACCGGTGTGCAGATCTCGGCGTACTCGCTGAAGTCGCTGACCACCGCGACGCTGCCGCTGCTGACCGCGGGCTCCGGGATCGTGGGCATGGACTTCGACGCGCGCGTGGCGTGGCCCGGCTACGACTGGATGGGCGTGGCCAAGGCGGCGCTGGAGTCGACCAACCGCTACCTGGCCCGCGAGGTCGGTCCGCGCGGGGTGCGGGTGAACCTGGTTTCGGCCGGGCCGGTGCGCACGATGGCGGCCAAGTCCATTCCGGACTTCGCCACGCTGGAGGACAAGTGGGGCGAGCGCGCTCCGCTGGGCTGGGACATGACGGACCCGGAGCCGGTCGCGCGCACGATCTGCGCGGCGCTGTCGGACTGGCTGCCGACCACCACCGGCTCGATGATCATGGCCGACGGTGGTTACCACGCTCTCGGCGGCTGA
- the fabG gene encoding 3-oxoacyl-ACP reductase FabG: protein MGRSVLVTGGNRGIGLAIARAFQAAGDEVAVTHRGSGAPEGLRGVQCDVTDAEQVAAAFDEVEQAQGKVEVLVSNAGITDDGLLLRMGEDQFGRVLDANLAGSYRVAKRAASSMLRLRRGRMIFVSSVVGLSGGAGQANYAASKAGLVGLARSVARELGSRSITANVVAPGFVTTDMTDELSEERKKEIFAQIPLARFAAPEEVAGAVTWLASESAAYVTGAVIPVDGGAGMGH, encoded by the coding sequence GTGGGACGGTCCGTACTGGTGACCGGAGGCAACCGCGGCATCGGGCTGGCGATCGCCCGTGCGTTCCAGGCCGCGGGTGACGAGGTGGCGGTCACCCACCGCGGATCGGGTGCGCCGGAGGGTCTGCGCGGGGTGCAGTGCGACGTCACCGACGCCGAGCAGGTCGCGGCGGCCTTCGACGAGGTCGAGCAGGCCCAGGGCAAGGTCGAGGTGCTGGTTTCCAACGCCGGGATCACCGACGACGGGCTGCTGCTGCGGATGGGCGAGGACCAGTTCGGGCGGGTGCTCGACGCGAACCTCGCTGGCTCGTACCGGGTGGCCAAGCGGGCGGCGAGCAGCATGTTGCGGCTGCGCCGCGGCCGGATGATCTTCGTGTCCTCGGTGGTGGGCCTGTCCGGTGGCGCCGGGCAGGCGAACTACGCGGCGAGCAAAGCGGGCCTGGTGGGCCTGGCGCGGTCGGTGGCGCGCGAGCTCGGTTCGCGCTCGATCACCGCGAACGTGGTCGCTCCCGGGTTCGTGACCACCGACATGACCGACGAGCTCTCCGAGGAGCGCAAGAAGGAGATCTTCGCCCAGATCCCGCTGGCCCGGTTCGCCGCCCCGGAGGAGGTCGCCGGTGCGGTGACCTGGCTGGCTTCGGAGTCCGCGGCCTACGTGACCGGCGCGGTCATCCCGGTCGACGGCGGTGCCGGGATGGGGCACTGA